In Lacibacter sp. H375, one DNA window encodes the following:
- a CDS encoding T9SS type B sorting domain-containing protein encodes MSPKNPISFTGTILFLLLSFFSHAQSIGTFASARSANNNQFDYTVEGFSPTVFDNASTIAFTLGDFPLLSNWNLTDDQNATATDHAFFAPTISSSNPTTCNGTDGSVTINGLTPGTSYDINYTDDGNAVGPVTIVANGAGQAIITGLNAGVYAGFTITENGNTTNLFSGVILSNPIIVPSFTAIPPFCSGTTAPVLPTTSNNGLTGTWSPATVSNTASGSYTFTPAPGQCALPVTINITVTARTTPNFSFGTSLSICAGGTVPNLPNTSTNGVAGTWSPATVDNQNSGVYTFTPNPGECANSTTFTVTVAPNITPTFSFGTTLSICESGSVPALPNTSTNNITGTWSPATVSNTASDTYTFTPTAGQCALPTTFTVTVTPNVTPTFSFGTSLNICSGGAVPTLPTTSDNAVAGTWSPSTVSNTASGTYTFTPTAGQCALPTTFTVTVAPNITPTFSFGTSLSICAGGTVPALPNTSTNNITGTWSPATVDDQNSGTYTFTPTAGQCALPTTFTVTVAPNLTPTFSFGTSLSICAGGAVPALPNNSTNNITGTWSPATVSNTASGTYTFTPTAGQCAVPATFTVTVTPNVTPTFSFGTALSICSGEAVPALPTTSDNGLTGAWSPATVSNTASGTYTFTPTAGQCATTTTFTVTVAPNITPSFSFGTTLTICDGGTVPALPNTSTNSITGTWSPATVSNTASGTYTFTPTAGQCALPATFTVTVNPNLTPTFSFGTALAICSGGTVPALPNTSTNNITGTWSPATVSNTASATYTFTPTAGQCAVPTTFTVTVDVNITPTFSFGTTLTICSGGAVPALPTTSTNGITGTWSAASVSNTASGTYTFTPTAGQCATTTTFTVTVNPNITPTFSFGTTLSICDGGTVPALPNTSTNNITGTWSPSTVSNTASGTYTFTPTAGQCAVPATFTVTVNPILTPTFSFGATLSICSGATAPALPATSTNGIAGTWSPATISNTASATYTFTPNAGQCGTSTTLNVTVVANTIPTFSFGTTLSICSGGTVPVLPNTSDNGVSGTWLPATVSNTASGTYTFTQTAGVCATTQTFTVTVNPIVTPTFSFGTTASICVGATVQALPTTSVNNVTGTWAPATVSSAAAGTTVYTFTPTAGQCAVAQTYTVEVSTVPTVTVPANSTVNDGALVPATNFTITPAGASVTWTNSNPAIGLAASGTGNVPQFTATNPGNTDITATITVTPRNNGCIGTARTYTITVKALDKGVFVPNVFSPNNDGKNDRVMIYGNYINKVEMRIFNQWGQQVAFLNSQTQGWDGTHKGKPQPVGVYVYALRAVMTDGRTVDLKGSITLVR; translated from the coding sequence ATGAGCCCAAAAAATCCAATTTCCTTTACAGGAACAATATTGTTTCTGTTACTTTCATTCTTTTCACATGCCCAATCAATTGGAACATTTGCATCTGCAAGAAGTGCCAACAATAATCAATTCGATTATACTGTAGAGGGTTTTTCCCCGACAGTATTTGACAATGCCAGCACTATTGCATTTACACTTGGTGATTTCCCATTGTTGAGTAATTGGAATCTTACTGATGACCAAAATGCAACTGCAACCGATCATGCATTTTTTGCACCTACCATTTCAAGTTCTAATCCTACAACCTGTAATGGAACGGATGGCTCAGTAACAATTAATGGGTTAACACCTGGTACCAGTTATGATATTAATTATACAGACGACGGAAATGCGGTTGGTCCGGTTACCATTGTTGCAAATGGCGCAGGCCAGGCAATTATTACCGGTTTGAATGCAGGTGTGTATGCCGGATTTACAATCACGGAAAACGGAAATACAACCAACTTGTTTTCCGGTGTAATCTTATCAAATCCCATCATTGTTCCTTCGTTCACAGCAATACCCCCTTTCTGCTCAGGCACAACTGCACCAGTATTACCAACAACATCAAACAATGGTCTTACAGGTACATGGAGCCCGGCTACAGTGAGTAATACTGCAAGTGGTTCATATACATTCACACCAGCTCCTGGTCAATGTGCTTTGCCTGTAACCATCAATATAACTGTGACGGCCCGCACCACACCAAACTTTTCGTTTGGCACATCATTAAGTATATGTGCCGGTGGAACTGTTCCCAACTTACCCAACACATCCACAAATGGAGTTGCAGGTACGTGGAGTCCTGCAACGGTTGATAATCAGAATTCAGGTGTGTATACATTCACACCTAACCCAGGTGAATGTGCTAATTCTACAACCTTCACGGTTACCGTAGCGCCAAACATTACACCAACGTTTAGTTTTGGAACAACATTAAGTATTTGCGAAAGCGGCTCTGTTCCTGCTTTACCTAACACATCAACAAATAATATAACAGGTACATGGAGTCCTGCTACTGTAAGTAACACGGCAAGTGATACATATACGTTTACACCAACAGCCGGACAATGTGCTTTGCCGACAACATTCACAGTTACGGTAACACCAAACGTTACACCTACGTTTAGCTTTGGCACATCTTTAAATATTTGTTCTGGCGGAGCAGTACCAACATTACCAACTACTTCTGACAATGCAGTTGCAGGTACATGGAGTCCATCAACTGTAAGCAATACTGCAAGTGGTACTTATACATTTACACCAACTGCAGGACAATGTGCACTGCCTACAACGTTCACGGTTACAGTAGCGCCGAACATTACACCAACATTTAGTTTTGGTACATCATTAAGTATTTGTGCAGGCGGAACGGTTCCTGCTTTACCAAATACATCTACCAATAATATAACAGGGACATGGAGCCCCGCAACTGTAGATGATCAAAATTCAGGAACGTATACGTTTACACCAACAGCTGGTCAATGTGCGTTGCCAACAACGTTCACTGTTACGGTAGCACCGAACCTTACACCAACCTTTAGTTTTGGAACATCATTAAGTATATGTGCAGGCGGCGCTGTTCCTGCTTTACCGAATAATTCAACAAATAATATAACAGGTACATGGAGCCCTGCAACAGTTAGCAATACTGCAAGCGGAACTTACACATTTACGCCAACAGCTGGTCAGTGTGCTGTACCTGCTACTTTTACCGTTACAGTAACACCAAACGTTACACCAACATTTAGTTTTGGTACAGCACTTAGTATTTGTTCCGGTGAAGCGGTGCCCGCTTTGCCAACCACATCTGATAATGGCTTAACAGGTGCATGGAGTCCTGCAACTGTAAGTAACACTGCAAGTGGTACGTATACATTTACACCAACTGCAGGTCAGTGTGCAACAACAACAACGTTTACTGTTACAGTAGCACCGAACATTACACCATCGTTTAGCTTTGGTACCACGTTAACTATATGTGATGGTGGAACAGTTCCTGCTTTACCAAATACGTCAACTAACAGCATAACAGGTACGTGGAGTCCTGCAACAGTAAGCAATACTGCAAGCGGAACTTACACATTTACGCCAACAGCCGGACAATGTGCGTTGCCTGCAACATTTACGGTCACAGTAAATCCAAATCTCACACCAACATTTAGTTTTGGCACAGCCCTGGCGATCTGTTCTGGCGGAACTGTTCCTGCTTTACCGAATACTTCAACAAATAATATAACAGGTACATGGAGTCCTGCAACAGTAAGTAATACTGCAAGTGCAACTTATACATTTACACCAACCGCAGGACAATGTGCAGTTCCAACAACTTTCACTGTAACTGTTGATGTAAACATTACACCAACGTTTAGTTTTGGTACAACACTTACAATTTGTTCTGGCGGAGCTGTTCCAGCATTGCCAACCACATCAACCAATGGTATAACAGGCACATGGAGTGCTGCATCAGTAAGTAATACTGCAAGTGGAACCTATACTTTCACACCAACAGCAGGTCAGTGTGCAACCACTACCACATTTACTGTAACGGTAAATCCCAACATCACACCAACATTCAGTTTTGGAACAACGCTCAGCATTTGCGATGGCGGTACAGTTCCTGCTTTACCGAATACTTCAACAAATAATATAACAGGTACATGGAGTCCATCAACAGTAAGTAACACTGCAAGCGGAACATATACATTTACACCAACAGCTGGCCAATGCGCTGTGCCAGCAACATTTACTGTTACAGTAAACCCGATACTTACACCAACTTTCAGTTTCGGAGCCACGTTAAGTATTTGTAGCGGTGCAACAGCTCCTGCATTACCTGCAACATCAACAAATGGTATTGCCGGAACATGGAGCCCTGCAACAATTAGTAATACAGCTAGCGCAACATATACATTTACACCAAATGCAGGTCAGTGCGGAACAAGTACGACATTGAATGTTACAGTCGTTGCGAATACAATTCCAACATTCAGTTTTGGAACAACACTTTCTATATGTTCTGGCGGAACAGTTCCTGTTTTGCCAAACACTTCTGATAATGGAGTAAGCGGAACATGGCTACCCGCAACAGTAAGCAACACTGCAAGCGGTACTTATACATTTACACAAACAGCAGGTGTTTGTGCAACAACACAAACATTCACTGTTACAGTCAATCCAATTGTTACACCAACATTCAGCTTTGGTACAACAGCTTCCATTTGTGTGGGTGCAACTGTTCAGGCATTGCCAACAACATCAGTAAATAATGTAACAGGAACATGGGCGCCAGCAACTGTAAGCAGTGCCGCTGCTGGAACTACTGTTTACACATTCACACCAACAGCAGGACAATGTGCAGTGGCACAAACTTATACTGTTGAAGTAAGTACAGTACCAACAGTAACTGTTCCTGCAAATAGTACAGTGAACGATGGCGCACTTGTGCCAGCAACAAACTTTACAATTACACCTGCAGGCGCATCTGTAACATGGACCAACTCAAACCCGGCAATTGGTTTAGCAGCATCCGGTACCGGCAATGTGCCACAGTTTACTGCAACCAATCCAGGTAATACAGATATCACCGCAACTATAACTGTTACACCACGTAACAATGGCTGTATCGGCACAGCAAGAACTTACACCATTACCGTGAAGGCTTTGGATAAAGGAGTATTTGTGCCGAATGTATTCTCACCAAACAATGATGGTAAGAACGACAGGGTGATGATCTATGGTAATTACATTAACAAAGTAGAGATGCGCATCTTTAATCAGTGGGGACAACAGGTTGCATTCCTCAACAGTCAAACACAAGGTTGGGATGGAACACATAAAGGAAAACCACAGCCGGTTGGTGTGTATGTGTATGCATTGCGTGCAGTAATGACCGACGGTCGAACAGTTGATCTCAAAGGCTCAATTACACTTGTTCGATAA
- a CDS encoding class I SAM-dependent methyltransferase: MRMVIDYSILQCPLTGEELFPANDDVLTLVNKKLRVKENITEGLVNLSQTIFYPIKEHIIFLHQHYCIPLTEEIVFKKNIDFDKERIFNYYNDIKYIDFEGKKIYEDADKWVDFRDFMLAYTQQGFSNVRKYIKQQGTYFADIACGPVAFKEYVCLADGYANRICIDISVNALQEARHNLKKENQQGIFICADMLSLPLKENVCDAVVCHHALFHVQKDLQLTALKEMCRIAKPATTIAVVYDWFYHSAFMNIALGPVQLYRIARHYAGKLYAGMFKKNKLYFYSHSQNWFRRNNPGTKISFYAWRSINKYFSKLYLHKKFGGVQLLNYIWRKEKEKPELMGKIGEYSVIVIEK, encoded by the coding sequence ATGCGTATGGTTATTGATTACTCAATATTACAATGCCCGCTTACCGGTGAAGAATTATTTCCTGCCAACGACGATGTACTGACGTTGGTAAACAAAAAGCTGCGTGTAAAAGAAAACATCACAGAAGGGCTGGTCAATCTTTCACAAACAATTTTTTACCCAATAAAAGAACATATTATCTTTCTTCATCAGCATTACTGCATACCACTTACCGAAGAAATTGTATTTAAAAAAAATATAGACTTCGATAAAGAGCGAATCTTTAACTACTATAACGACATAAAATATATTGACTTTGAGGGAAAAAAGATTTATGAAGATGCAGACAAGTGGGTTGATTTTCGTGATTTTATGTTAGCTTATACACAACAAGGTTTTTCTAATGTACGCAAATACATAAAGCAGCAGGGAACATATTTTGCTGATATAGCCTGTGGCCCCGTTGCATTTAAAGAATATGTTTGTTTAGCAGATGGGTATGCTAATCGTATATGTATTGACATATCAGTAAACGCATTGCAGGAAGCCAGGCATAACCTCAAAAAGGAAAACCAGCAAGGAATTTTTATTTGTGCTGATATGCTTTCGTTGCCGTTAAAAGAAAACGTATGCGACGCTGTCGTATGTCACCATGCCTTATTCCATGTACAGAAAGATCTGCAACTAACAGCATTAAAAGAAATGTGCCGTATTGCAAAGCCGGCCACTACCATTGCAGTTGTGTATGATTGGTTTTATCATTCTGCTTTTATGAACATTGCTCTGGGGCCAGTACAACTCTACCGCATAGCCCGGCACTATGCGGGCAAGCTGTATGCAGGAATGTTTAAAAAAAACAAGCTCTACTTCTACTCTCATAGTCAAAATTGGTTTAGAAGAAATAACCCAGGCACCAAAATAAGTTTCTACGCATGGCGAAGTATAAATAAATACTTTAGCAAATTATACCTGCACAAAAAATTTGGAGGAGTACAACTGCTTAATTATATCTGGAGAAAGGAAAAAGAAAAACCCGAATTAATGGGTAAGATTGGCGAGTACAGTGTTATTGTAATTGAAAAGTAG
- a CDS encoding cytochrome c oxidase subunit 3, translating to MAQTVAANTKWWSGGKSPFNVEYGKLMMWYFLMSDAFTFGAFLIAYGTVRVSSISWPDPNFVFQSFPFLGNGLPLVFVSLMTFILIVSSVTMVLAVHEGHHGNKKGVVKWMIWTIVGGLAFLSCQAWEWNHLHHEGAWWGRNPFPNADGTVASSNFANFFFTITGFHGFHVFSGVVINIIVTIMAWRGVFERRGHYLMIEKIGLYWHFVDLVWVFVFLFFYLV from the coding sequence ATGGCACAAACAGTAGCAGCAAACACAAAATGGTGGAGTGGCGGTAAAAGCCCCTTCAATGTGGAGTATGGCAAGTTGATGATGTGGTATTTCTTAATGAGTGATGCGTTTACATTCGGCGCATTTTTGATTGCGTACGGTACAGTACGTGTATCCAGTATTTCATGGCCCGATCCAAACTTTGTGTTTCAGTCCTTCCCGTTTTTAGGTAATGGATTGCCATTGGTGTTTGTGAGTTTAATGACATTTATCCTCATTGTAAGTTCTGTTACAATGGTGCTTGCTGTACATGAAGGTCATCATGGAAATAAGAAAGGTGTGGTTAAATGGATGATCTGGACTATCGTTGGTGGATTGGCATTCTTAAGTTGCCAGGCATGGGAATGGAATCACTTGCACCACGAAGGTGCATGGTGGGGTCGCAATCCTTTCCCGAATGCAGATGGTACTGTTGCTTCAAGCAATTTTGCTAACTTCTTTTTTACCATTACGGGTTTTCACGGTTTCCACGTATTTTCCGGTGTGGTGATCAATATAATTGTAACCATCATGGCATGGCGTGGTGTGTTTGAAAGAAGAGGTCATTATCTCATGATCGAGAAGATTGGTTTATACTGGCACTTTGTAGATTTGGTGTGGGTATTCGTATTCTTATTCTTCTATCTTGTTTAA
- the cyoE gene encoding heme o synthase: MSSQPEDKKQVKSGVMGKIDDYKQLIKFTLSFTVVFSSVIAYMLAPNVVEYDFASILLLLLGGMLVTGSANAINQIAEKDTDAVMKRTGNRPVASGRMSVQEATAFAFIAAIVGSLILWLYFSWYAAGLALLSLFIYGFVYTPLKKVNSIAVLVGAIPGALPCLIGWAAAYDAENFSWTGGWILFAIQFLWQFPHFWAIAWVAHTDYSKAGFKLLPSQQGPTKFTAIQTVIYSLLMIPVGMLPFFFNMSGIFSMWILVGANLFMVIQCVRLYFNMDVKSARRVMFSSYIYLPIVLLALLADKLGQ; the protein is encoded by the coding sequence TTGAGTAGTCAACCGGAAGATAAGAAACAGGTGAAGTCGGGAGTGATGGGCAAGATCGATGATTACAAACAGCTCATCAAGTTTACGCTCAGTTTTACAGTGGTGTTCAGTAGTGTGATCGCATACATGCTTGCACCCAATGTAGTGGAATATGATTTTGCAAGTATTCTGCTGTTATTGTTAGGTGGTATGTTGGTAACAGGTAGTGCCAATGCCATCAATCAAATAGCGGAAAAAGATACAGATGCAGTAATGAAGCGAACAGGTAACAGGCCTGTTGCAAGTGGAAGAATGAGTGTGCAGGAAGCAACAGCGTTTGCTTTTATTGCTGCAATAGTTGGTTCTTTGATTTTGTGGTTGTATTTCAGTTGGTATGCTGCGGGTTTAGCATTGCTGAGTTTATTTATTTACGGGTTTGTTTACACACCGTTGAAGAAAGTAAATTCTATTGCTGTACTTGTTGGTGCAATACCAGGCGCTTTGCCCTGTCTTATTGGCTGGGCAGCAGCTTATGATGCTGAGAACTTTTCATGGACTGGCGGTTGGATATTATTCGCTATCCAGTTCCTTTGGCAGTTTCCTCACTTCTGGGCTATAGCATGGGTTGCACATACAGATTACAGCAAAGCAGGATTCAAATTGCTGCCTTCGCAACAAGGGCCAACTAAATTTACAGCCATTCAAACAGTGATTTACTCTTTGTTGATGATACCTGTGGGCATGTTACCGTTTTTCTTTAACATGAGTGGTATTTTTAGCATGTGGATACTCGTTGGCGCTAACCTGTTTATGGTTATCCAATGTGTAAGATTGTATTTCAACATGGATGTAAAGAGTGCAAGAAGAGTAATGTTCAGCAGTTACATTTATTTACCAATTGTATTGCTCGCATTACTTGCTGATAAACTTGGACAGTAA
- a CDS encoding cytochrome C oxidase subunit IV family protein encodes MEHQTFGGEVTIPHDAPGDDSKKRIWRTTWILSGITIVELALGYLLYGTDFSAGLDIAIKGIIVILSLAKAFYIVSIFMHLGDEIRNMIMTIVVPLALFIWFIIAFLWDGDSWKNLRNEYRPKDPVKYEQKVEPAHGGAHEGGLK; translated from the coding sequence ATGGAACATCAAACATTTGGCGGTGAAGTAACAATACCACATGATGCACCCGGTGATGATTCGAAAAAGAGGATCTGGAGAACAACCTGGATTCTGTCTGGTATTACCATCGTTGAACTTGCACTCGGTTATTTGTTATACGGTACTGATTTCAGTGCAGGATTAGACATTGCTATCAAAGGGATCATTGTTATCCTTTCTTTGGCAAAAGCATTTTATATCGTTTCTATTTTCATGCACCTTGGTGATGAGATCCGTAATATGATCATGACAATTGTTGTACCGTTGGCTTTGTTTATCTGGTTCATCATTGCCTTTTTGTGGGATGGCGATTCATGGAAAAACCTCCGTAATGAATATCGCCCGAAAGATCCGGTTAAATATGAACAGAAAGTTGAACCGGCTCACGGTGGCGCTCATGAAGGTGGGTTGAAATAA
- a CDS encoding cytochrome c oxidase subunit I, with translation MSNETSHVHTSVVSVPHETHDEVHHGHHHETFLTKYVFSQDHKTIAKQFLITGMFWALLGGLFSVIFRLQLGYPDAKFPWMETLLGEWAKGGQLQAEAYYALVTMHGTVLVFFVLTAGLSGTFSNFLIPLQVGARDMASPFLNMLSYWFFFTASIIMLSSLFVQTGPFSGGWTAYPPLSALGEASPGSKVGMDLWLVSMALFVVSSLLGGLNYIATVLNMRTKGMSMTRLPLTIWAFFFTAVLGVLSFPVLFSGFILLIFDRHFGTSFYLSDIYINGQALPNEGGSAILYQHLFWFLGHPEVYIILLPAMGMASEILSVNSRKPIFGYMAMIGSLFAITILAFLVWAHHMFVTGLNPFLGAFFVLLTLLIAVPSAIKVFNWLTTIWRGNIRFTPAMLFALGFVSLFISGGLTGIFLGNSALDIHLHDTYFVIAHFHIVMGVASMFGMFAGIYHWYPKMYGRYLNNTLGYIHFWVTMIGAYLIFWPMHYQGLAGVPRRYYKFDIWESFKHYDGLNKFISIVAIIVFLVQILFIFNFFYSIWKGRKVTTQNPWGANTLEWTTPINPGHGNWAGEIPEVHRWAYDYGKDGKDFIPQTTPVSADESKH, from the coding sequence ATGAGTAACGAGACATCACACGTACACACTTCAGTAGTAAGCGTTCCGCATGAAACGCATGATGAAGTGCATCATGGTCATCACCATGAAACGTTTTTGACGAAGTATGTATTCAGCCAGGATCATAAAACAATTGCAAAACAGTTTTTGATCACCGGTATGTTCTGGGCTTTGCTGGGTGGTTTGTTCTCGGTTATTTTCCGTTTACAACTTGGCTACCCTGACGCAAAATTCCCCTGGATGGAAACACTCCTCGGCGAATGGGCAAAAGGTGGTCAACTACAGGCAGAAGCATACTATGCATTAGTTACCATGCACGGAACGGTGTTGGTGTTCTTTGTATTAACTGCCGGTTTGAGTGGTACGTTCTCTAACTTCCTTATTCCTTTACAGGTTGGTGCAAGAGACATGGCATCACCATTCTTAAATATGCTTTCATACTGGTTCTTCTTTACTGCCAGTATCATCATGTTGTCTTCTTTGTTTGTACAAACTGGACCTTTCAGTGGTGGTTGGACTGCTTATCCTCCATTGAGTGCATTGGGTGAAGCATCACCCGGTTCAAAAGTGGGGATGGATCTATGGCTTGTGTCGATGGCATTGTTCGTGGTATCATCATTACTCGGTGGTTTGAACTATATCGCAACTGTGTTGAACATGCGTACAAAAGGTATGAGCATGACAAGGTTGCCACTTACTATCTGGGCATTCTTCTTTACCGCAGTATTGGGTGTATTATCATTCCCTGTATTGTTCTCTGGTTTTATCTTATTGATCTTTGATCGTCACTTTGGAACAAGTTTCTATTTAAGTGATATCTATATAAATGGACAAGCCTTACCGAATGAAGGTGGTAGTGCAATTCTCTATCAACACTTGTTCTGGTTCTTAGGTCACCCAGAAGTATACATCATCCTTTTACCGGCGATGGGTATGGCATCAGAAATTTTATCAGTGAACAGCCGTAAACCAATCTTTGGTTACATGGCGATGATTGGTTCGTTGTTCGCCATCACAATCCTTGCGTTCCTCGTTTGGGCTCACCATATGTTTGTAACGGGTTTGAACCCGTTCCTCGGTGCGTTCTTCGTGTTGTTAACGTTATTGATTGCGGTACCAAGCGCCATCAAAGTGTTTAACTGGTTAACGACTATCTGGAGAGGTAATATCCGCTTCACACCAGCTATGCTTTTTGCATTGGGTTTTGTGAGCTTATTTATTTCAGGTGGTTTAACAGGTATATTCCTTGGTAACTCAGCATTGGATATTCACCTGCATGATACGTATTTCGTAATTGCTCACTTCCATATTGTAATGGGTGTGGCAAGTATGTTCGGAATGTTTGCAGGTATCTATCATTGGTATCCTAAAATGTATGGCCGTTATCTCAACAACACACTCGGCTATATTCACTTCTGGGTAACAATGATCGGCGCATACCTCATCTTCTGGCCAATGCACTATCAAGGTTTGGCGGGTGTGCCACGCCGTTACTATAAGTTCGATATTTGGGAATCATTCAAGCATTATGATGGGTTGAATAAATTCATCAGTATCGTTGCCATCATTGTATTCCTTGTGCAAATACTGTTCATCTTTAACTTCTTCTACAGCATCTGGAAAGGAAGAAAAGTAACAACACAAAATCCTTGGGGTGCAAATACATTAGAGTGGACCACACCAATCAATCCGGGCCATGGTAACTGGGCTGGTGAAATCCCTGAAGTACACCGTTGGGCATACGACTATGGTAAGGATGGGAAAGATTTCATCCCGCAAACCACACCGGTTAGCGCCGATGAAAGCAAGCATTAA
- a CDS encoding cytochrome c oxidase subunit 3, producing the protein MEKVMSSERTQKMHPHKFTLWIAIGSITMMFAGFTSAYIVKSNQAGWEAVQVPKIFYLSTALIVASSISIFLAQKAMASREMARYRLLISVTAVLGLAFVATQFIGFSELWASKITFKDSVAGSFFYIITGVHALHVVGGIIALVVLFLRAYNTKTKFYSTAPVETAGLYWHFVDLLWIYLFAFFLLVS; encoded by the coding sequence ATGGAGAAGGTTATGAGTAGCGAACGAACACAAAAAATGCATCCTCATAAGTTTACCTTATGGATTGCCATTGGAAGTATTACAATGATGTTTGCCGGTTTCACCAGCGCATACATTGTAAAGAGTAACCAGGCAGGTTGGGAAGCTGTGCAAGTGCCGAAGATCTTTTATTTGTCAACTGCATTGATCGTTGCAAGCAGTATCAGTATTTTTCTTGCTCAAAAAGCAATGGCTTCAAGAGAAATGGCGAGATACCGTTTGCTCATCTCGGTAACTGCAGTATTAGGGTTAGCATTTGTAGCAACACAGTTCATTGGTTTTTCTGAACTGTGGGCAAGCAAAATAACATTTAAGGACAGTGTGGCGGGATCGTTCTTTTATATTATTACAGGTGTGCATGCTTTGCATGTTGTTGGCGGAATCATTGCACTGGTGGTTTTATTTTTGCGTGCATACAATACCAAAACAAAATTCTACAGTACGGCGCCTGTTGAAACAGCCGGCTTGTATTGGCATTTTGTTGATCTCTTATGGATCTACCTGTTTGCATTTTTCTTACTGGTATCCTGA
- a CDS encoding DUF420 domain-containing protein, translated as MSYSRGEHRRGKLPPAIEKNDKLAYILIFAVSIIVFVAVAFLSRVELKINLGFDKHIFARLNALINTFVALLLLGALFAVKDKRYRTHKKLMLWAIGFSVMFLVSYICHHLFTGETSYGGSGLIKIVYYFILITHIILAGLILPFILFTAYRGLTAEFHKHKKLARITWPLWLYVAVTGVIVFLMISPYYS; from the coding sequence ATGTCGTACAGTAGAGGAGAACACAGACGTGGGAAATTACCCCCGGCGATTGAGAAGAATGATAAGCTTGCTTACATTCTCATTTTTGCGGTAAGTATTATTGTTTTTGTGGCAGTGGCCTTTCTTAGTCGTGTGGAACTGAAAATTAACCTTGGTTTTGACAAGCATATTTTTGCCAGGCTGAATGCACTGATCAATACGTTTGTTGCTTTGCTGTTACTCGGAGCGTTGTTTGCAGTGAAAGACAAGCGTTATCGTACACACAAAAAGCTAATGCTGTGGGCAATTGGTTTTTCCGTAATGTTTCTGGTGTCCTATATCTGTCATCATTTATTTACAGGTGAAACAAGTTATGGAGGATCAGGCCTAATTAAAATAGTCTATTACTTTATTCTCATCACACATATCATACTAGCAGGATTAATCCTTCCTTTTATATTGTTCACAGCTTACCGTGGCCTCACCGCTGAATTTCATAAACATAAAAAACTGGCACGCATTACCTGGCCGCTTTGGCTTTATGTTGCCGTTACAGGTGTAATTGTGTTTTTAATGATAAGTCCTTATTATTCCTGA
- a CDS encoding SCO family protein translates to MSKKGILGLLLAVGIPVTAYLIVKYSSEGIVDMPRHYFFDSVTEKTVKGKLVKDTIWHKVNNFSFTNQLGQTVSVDSLKGKILVVDYFFTRCPNPCPTLTRNMKKMQDAFLKTDSLVHFISLTVDPARDSVEALKRYADKYKVRHNNWWFLTGDKQTIYKLAYDEFKAATIDGGEVDTAFLHTNKFYLLDKDRVIRGWYDGTDSIAMAKMARDIGLLFLEKDKKKKRNLFRK, encoded by the coding sequence ATGAGTAAAAAAGGAATTCTCGGTTTATTGTTGGCAGTTGGCATACCGGTTACAGCTTATCTGATCGTGAAGTATAGCAGCGAAGGGATAGTAGATATGCCCCGTCACTATTTTTTTGATTCAGTAACTGAAAAAACAGTGAAGGGAAAACTGGTAAAAGATACTATATGGCATAAGGTAAACAACTTCAGCTTTACGAATCAATTAGGCCAAACAGTAAGTGTTGATTCGTTGAAAGGAAAAATATTGGTGGTGGATTATTTTTTTACACGGTGTCCCAATCCATGTCCCACGCTTACTCGTAATATGAAGAAGATGCAGGATGCGTTTCTGAAAACAGATTCCCTGGTGCACTTTATTTCTTTAACCGTTGACCCCGCAAGAGATAGTGTAGAAGCGCTTAAGCGATATGCCGATAAATATAAAGTGAGGCATAACAACTGGTGGTTCTTAACAGGCGATAAGCAAACCATTTACAAACTTGCCTATGATGAATTTAAAGCAGCAACCATTGATGGAGGAGAAGTTGATACAGCCTTTCTTCATACCAATAAATTTTACCTGCTTGATAAAGATCGGGTAATACGTGGCTGGTACGATGGAACAGATTCCATTGCAATGGCGAAAATGGCGAGAGATATTGGTTTGTTGTTTTTAGAAAAAGACAAAAAGAAAAAACGAAACCTATTCCGTAAATAA